ttaataacattggatcactgaccttcctatatatttatctttattccctattaataacattgggatcactgaccttcctatatatttatctttattccctattaataacattgggatcactgaccttcctatacatttatctttattccctattaataacattgggatcactgaccttcctatatatttatctttattccctattaataacattgggatcactgaccttcctatatatttatctttattcctattaataacattgggatcactgaccttcctatatatttatctttattccctattaataacaatgggatcactgaccttcctatatatttatctttattccctattaataacattgggatcaaccctaCACAGGAGGGAAGCTGCTGCATGAGTGACTTTGTGTGGTTGCTATGTGTGGTTGCTAGGTGCTGGATGATAAGAACGTGCGCCGGCGTTTCCGGGCGAGTAATTACCAGAGTACGACGAGGGTGAAACCATTTATCTGCACGATGCCCATGCGTCTGGACGACGGCTGGAACCAGATCCAGTTCAACCTGTCGGACTTCACGCGACGTGCGTATGGGACCAACTACATAGAGACGTTGCGTGTGCAGGTGAGATCCGCGTTGCACCAACCTCTTCCCCCCCCCTGTGACTGCACTAGTGGTATCTTCCTTTCTGTCACCCCCCGTGTGACAGCCATAGTGACCCTCCATTTCTGTAATCCCGCCCACCTTTGCTCAGACCAGCCCACTCTGCTTCTGATGAATTTTCTGCTCCGTTTAGATTCACGCAAATTGTCGGATCCGTAGAGTTTATTTCTCAGACCGTTTATATTCCGAGGATGAGCTTCCCGCTGAATTTAAACTCTATCTTCCTGTACAGAACAAAGCCAAGGTGAGAACAGGCTCCACCCCCTCCATTGCATTGGTCTAATTCTTCAACTTGTGTCCTCTCTTCTACTGTCTCATGTGCACTCCAATTGGCCATGTCTCTTTGTCCCTCTCACCTGTGTCTCCTTCCTGTCTGTCTCATGTGACTCCTATTGTCTCTTTGTCCCTCTCATCTGTATCTCCTCACGTCTGTCTCATGTGCACTTAAACTTATTTTCCCCCCACTTTGTTCTGTTTTGCAGCAATGACACGGTGTGGGGTCCCCAATCAGagattgttttatatattgaCCAGATCCGACAACGCCCCTTCCTCTAATTATTCAGCCCACTTATGTTGTATAATCTCTGCTCCTATTGGCTGGTGTGATACCTTACAGCCTGACTCCAGCCAACCACAAGCAGCTCCACTCGCTCCTCCATTGTATTTGGTGCCCTGATCAGTTACAGATTTCAGAAGAAAAACTATTTATAGCTGGAAAGAATCCAATCCAGCCCTTTGTTAACTCTTTCTGTTCATTCCATTTATTATCCTGCACAGTGGCCTCTGGGGGCCCCAGGAAGTGATGATATTTTTGGGAGAGTTAGCTCCCCCATGCAGTTCAGCTGAATCTGTTTTCATTGAGAGATGAAGgtttatttctatattaaatattctaatttatcTGTGTGTTTGTCGGTCCATTCCAACCGATACGGTATCCCCTCCCCCGAGGAGCCTTGTACTAAATGCAGTCTGGAGATTGTATGAAATGATGTTGATTCTCattgctcctccccctccttacTGCCCTCTCTGCATGGTCCCGAGTGGGGGTGGCACTGGCTCCTCAATGGGGTAATATGGGACACACAGGTACTCGCGTTTTATGTAAATAGACTTTTAGCTAATC
This is a stretch of genomic DNA from Xenopus laevis strain J_2021 chromosome 6S, Xenopus_laevis_v10.1, whole genome shotgun sequence. It encodes these proteins:
- the cfap20.S gene encoding cilia- and flagella-associated protein 20: MFKNTFQSGFLSILYSIGSKPLQIWDKKVRNGHIKRITDNDIQSLVLEVEGTNVSTTYITCPADPKKTLGIKLPFLVMIIKNLKKYFTFEVQVLDDKNVRRRFRASNYQSTTRVKPFICTMPMRLDDGWNQIQFNLSDFTRRAYGTNYIETLRVQIHANCRIRRVYFSDRLYSEDELPAEFKLYLPVQNKAKQ